In Saccharothrix syringae, the following are encoded in one genomic region:
- a CDS encoding DEAD/DEAH box helicase, translating to MSDEPDDRTSFADLGLRPELLRALAGLGYEEPTPIQREAIAPLTEGRDLLGQAATGTGKTAAFALPVLERMGDGGRTERAPFALVLVPTRELAVQVSEAVHRYGRELGARVLPIYGGQPIGRQLRVLEQGVDVVVATPGRAVDHLNRGTLKLEKLEVVVLDEADEMLDMGFAEDLDSILSEAPADRQTVLFSATMPPHIDRLARRHLKDPVRITIGREQTEPGEAPRVRQSAYVVPRAHKPAALGRILDVEAPTAAIVFCRTRDEVDQLTETLNGRGYRAESLHGGISQEQRDRVMARLRNGTADLLVATDVAARGLDVEQLTHVVNYNVPSAPESYVHRIGRVGRAGREGVAITLAEPREHGMLKTIERVTKQRIQVEKVPTIADLRARRLELTRAALHESLLEDDLEGFRVVVETLADEFDVMMVALAAVKLAHEATGAAADEEEIPEYVPRSGDRRGRDAAGGERRERRSRRPTAGMTRLFVGAGRSAGIRPQDLVGAIAGEARLNGRDIGAIEIADRFSLVEVPEGAAQQVIASLRGATIKGRKVTVRREREDQR from the coding sequence ATGAGTGACGAGCCCGACGACCGGACCAGCTTCGCCGACCTCGGGTTGCGCCCCGAACTGCTCCGCGCCCTCGCCGGCCTGGGTTACGAGGAGCCGACCCCCATCCAGCGCGAGGCCATCGCCCCGCTCACCGAGGGCCGCGACCTGCTCGGCCAGGCCGCCACCGGCACCGGCAAGACCGCCGCGTTCGCGCTGCCCGTGCTGGAGCGGATGGGCGACGGCGGGCGGACCGAGCGGGCGCCGTTCGCCCTCGTCCTGGTGCCGACGCGCGAACTGGCGGTGCAGGTCTCCGAGGCCGTGCACCGGTACGGGCGCGAGCTGGGCGCGCGGGTGCTGCCGATCTACGGCGGTCAGCCGATCGGGCGACAGCTGCGGGTGCTGGAGCAGGGCGTGGACGTCGTGGTGGCCACGCCGGGCCGCGCCGTCGACCACCTCAACCGGGGCACGCTGAAGCTGGAGAAGCTGGAAGTCGTCGTGCTCGACGAGGCCGACGAGATGCTCGACATGGGCTTCGCCGAGGACCTGGACTCGATCCTGTCCGAGGCGCCGGCCGACCGGCAGACCGTGCTGTTCTCCGCCACCATGCCGCCGCACATCGACCGGCTGGCCCGGCGGCACCTCAAGGACCCGGTGCGCATCACCATCGGCCGCGAGCAGACCGAGCCCGGCGAGGCACCGCGGGTGCGGCAGAGCGCGTACGTCGTGCCGCGCGCCCACAAGCCGGCCGCGCTGGGCCGCATCCTGGACGTGGAGGCGCCGACCGCCGCGATCGTGTTCTGCCGCACCCGCGACGAGGTCGACCAGCTCACCGAGACCCTCAACGGCCGCGGTTACCGGGCGGAGTCGCTGCACGGCGGCATCAGCCAGGAGCAGCGCGACCGCGTGATGGCGCGGTTGCGCAACGGCACGGCGGACCTGCTGGTCGCCACCGACGTCGCCGCCCGCGGCCTGGACGTCGAGCAGCTGACCCACGTGGTCAACTACAACGTGCCGTCCGCGCCGGAGTCCTACGTGCACCGCATCGGCCGGGTCGGGCGGGCGGGCCGCGAGGGCGTGGCGATCACCCTCGCCGAGCCGCGCGAGCACGGCATGCTCAAGACCATCGAGCGGGTGACCAAGCAGCGCATCCAGGTCGAGAAGGTGCCCACCATCGCCGACCTGCGGGCCCGCCGGCTGGAGCTGACCCGCGCCGCGCTGCACGAGAGCCTGCTGGAGGACGACCTGGAGGGCTTCCGGGTCGTGGTGGAGACGCTGGCCGACGAGTTCGACGTGATGATGGTCGCGCTGGCCGCGGTCAAGCTCGCGCACGAGGCCACCGGCGCGGCGGCGGACGAGGAGGAGATCCCCGAGTACGTGCCGAGGTCCGGCGACCGCCGCGGCCGGGACGCCGCCGGCGGCGAGCGCCGGGAGCGCCGTTCCCGCCGGCCGACCGCCGGCATGACCCGCCTGTTCGTGGGCGCGGGCCGCAGCGCCGGCATCCGCCCCCAGGACCTGGTGGGCGCGATCGCCGGCGAGGCCAGGCTCAACGGCCGCGACATCGGCGCGATCGAGATCGCCGACCGCTTCTCCCTGGTCGAGGTCCCCGAGGGCGCCGCCCAGCAGGTGATCGCTTCCCTACGCGGCGCCACCATTAAGGGCCGCAAGGTGACCGTCCGCCGCGAACGCGAAGACCAGCGCTGA
- a CDS encoding Gfo/Idh/MocA family protein produces MATVRWGVLGATSHIAGRVLPAVARVPGCVVAAVAARTGRVEAATEVARRFGARVHDGYEALLADPGVDAVYVALPNSGHVPWTLRALGAGKHVLVEKPMAMSEEDCARIGRAAAGLVVMEAYMYRFHPQQARAAALLASGEIGELRVVRAAFAHPTPVEGNIRFDPALGGGATWDVGCYAFDVPLWAFGAEPRRVWARFHGDVVDLGAVAALDFGDGRSAVLDYGLEYGPRAWYEFQGTRGSVSVRNAWTTPHEDGVITVVTLDGAREEVVPAADAYELQVAAFVEAIRTGEEPLVPLAHSARTARVGRALVEANAAGGWVELPRP; encoded by the coding sequence GTGGCGACGGTCCGGTGGGGTGTGTTGGGCGCGACTTCGCACATCGCCGGGCGGGTGCTGCCCGCCGTGGCGCGGGTGCCCGGGTGCGTGGTGGCGGCCGTGGCCGCCCGCACCGGCCGGGTCGAGGCGGCCACCGAGGTGGCGCGGCGGTTCGGGGCGCGGGTGCACGACGGGTACGAGGCGCTGCTCGCCGACCCGGGGGTGGACGCGGTCTACGTCGCGCTGCCCAACTCCGGGCACGTGCCGTGGACGTTGCGGGCGCTGGGGGCCGGCAAGCACGTGCTGGTCGAGAAGCCGATGGCGATGTCCGAAGAGGACTGCGCCCGGATCGGGCGCGCCGCGGCCGGCCTGGTGGTGATGGAGGCGTACATGTACCGCTTCCACCCGCAGCAGGCGAGGGCCGCGGCGCTGCTCGCGTCCGGTGAGATCGGCGAGCTGAGGGTGGTGCGGGCGGCGTTCGCCCACCCGACCCCGGTGGAGGGCAACATCAGGTTCGACCCCGCGCTCGGCGGCGGTGCCACGTGGGACGTGGGCTGCTACGCGTTCGACGTGCCGCTGTGGGCGTTCGGGGCGGAACCCCGGCGCGTCTGGGCGCGCTTCCACGGCGACGTGGTCGACCTGGGCGCGGTGGCCGCCCTCGACTTCGGCGACGGCCGGTCGGCGGTGCTGGACTACGGCCTGGAGTACGGGCCGCGCGCCTGGTACGAGTTCCAGGGCACGCGCGGGTCGGTCTCGGTGCGCAACGCGTGGACCACGCCGCACGAGGACGGCGTGATCACGGTGGTGACGCTCGACGGCGCGCGCGAGGAGGTCGTGCCCGCCGCGGACGCCTACGAGTTGCAGGTGGCGGCGTTCGTCGAGGCGATCCGGACGGGGGAGGAGCCGCTGGTCCCGCTCGCCCACTCCGCCCGGACCGCGCGGGTCGGGCGGGCGCTGGTCGAGGCGAACGCCGCCGGCGGGTGGGTGGAGCTGCCCCGTCCCTGA
- a CDS encoding family 43 glycosylhydrolase, with product MRSTLVLATTAVLLGAGLVAAPVATAAVVDTNASYVLVNRNSGKALDVYDLSTAENAPIAQWTRNDGAWQQWQFVDSGSGYYRLRSRHSGKVLDFADTADRTRLVQTTDANRTGQQFRLADSPDGHVRLVNRASGKAVDVLDFSTADGAQVIQWPDTGGTNQQWQLVKLGARTFTNPIKRNGPDPWLQYHNGYYHLATTTWNSTITMRRSRTLAGLASAPDQVVFTLTGRPNGCCNMWAPEFHLLGGRWYLYYVAGQNVPDYNPTQRLHVLESAGADPMGPYTFKADLGSTWELDPSILQHNGKLYLMGSAMDGTQSLTITPLSNPYTISGPRRTISQPTLSWERQTGAVNEGAEPLYRNGRTMIVYSASACWGPDYKLGLLTLTGSDPLNRAHWTKSPDPVFQRNDAHGVFAPGHNGFFKSPDGTEDWIVYHANDSAGGGCDMNRSTRAQKFTWNADGTPNFGTPVPLGVALPAPSGEPAS from the coding sequence ATGAGATCCACGCTCGTCCTCGCCACGACGGCGGTCCTGCTCGGTGCCGGCCTCGTGGCCGCCCCGGTGGCCACCGCGGCCGTGGTCGACACGAACGCCTCCTACGTCCTGGTCAACCGCAACAGCGGCAAGGCGCTCGACGTCTACGACCTCTCCACCGCCGAGAACGCGCCGATCGCCCAGTGGACGCGCAACGACGGTGCCTGGCAGCAGTGGCAGTTCGTCGACTCCGGCAGCGGCTACTACCGCCTGAGGTCCCGGCACAGCGGCAAGGTCCTGGACTTCGCCGACACCGCCGACCGCACCCGCCTGGTGCAGACCACCGACGCCAACCGCACCGGCCAGCAGTTCCGCCTGGCCGACTCGCCGGACGGCCACGTCCGGCTGGTCAACCGGGCCAGCGGCAAGGCCGTCGACGTGCTCGACTTCTCCACCGCCGACGGCGCGCAGGTCATCCAGTGGCCCGACACCGGCGGCACCAACCAGCAGTGGCAGCTCGTCAAGCTCGGGGCCCGGACCTTCACCAACCCGATCAAGCGCAACGGCCCGGACCCGTGGCTCCAGTACCACAACGGCTACTACCACCTGGCCACCACGACGTGGAACTCCACGATCACCATGCGCCGCTCCCGCACCCTGGCGGGCCTGGCGAGCGCGCCCGACCAGGTGGTCTTCACCCTGACCGGCCGCCCGAACGGCTGCTGCAACATGTGGGCCCCGGAGTTCCACCTCCTGGGCGGCCGCTGGTACCTCTACTACGTGGCCGGGCAGAACGTGCCCGACTACAACCCGACCCAGCGCCTGCACGTCCTGGAGTCCGCCGGTGCCGACCCGATGGGCCCCTACACCTTCAAGGCCGACCTGGGCAGCACCTGGGAGCTGGACCCGAGCATCCTCCAGCACAACGGCAAGCTCTACCTGATGGGCAGCGCCATGGACGGCACCCAGTCGCTCACCATCACCCCGCTGTCCAACCCCTACACGATCAGCGGGCCCCGCCGCACCATCTCCCAGCCCACCCTGTCCTGGGAGCGGCAGACCGGGGCGGTCAACGAGGGTGCCGAACCGCTCTACCGCAACGGCCGCACCATGATCGTCTACTCGGCCAGCGCCTGCTGGGGCCCGGACTACAAGCTGGGCCTGCTCACCCTGACCGGCTCCGACCCGCTCAACCGCGCCCACTGGACCAAGTCGCCCGACCCGGTCTTCCAGCGCAACGACGCGCACGGCGTGTTCGCCCCGGGCCACAACGGGTTCTTCAAGTCACCCGACGGCACCGAGGACTGGATCGTCTACCACGCCAACGACTCCGCCGGCGGCGGCTGCGACATGAACCGCTCCACCCGCGCCCAGAAGTTCACCTGGAACGCCGACGGCACGCCGAACTTCGGCACCCCCGTCCCGCTCGGCGTGGCGCTGCCCGCGCCGTCCGGCGAGCCCGCGTCCTGA
- a CDS encoding carboxylesterase family protein has product MARRGRFRGRAVDPGVDAFLGIRYAEPPFGPRRFAEPVPVPVSGGHTVDCLEFGPIAPQAARLPGAPVWRPGDEDVLSLNAWVPKRGDGLPVLFFVHGGAYTFGSSAQPDFDGTALARAGLVVVTCNYRLGFEGFGHVPGRPDNRGLLDQRAALRWVRDNVEVLGGDPGNVTVAGHSSGAASALFLAAEPGLVRRVVAHSPPNRVYAPSFARRVARWVDASTPESAVTSAARLADAQRTGPLGHDRVLFGPVADRLPVPPPEVDLLLCHTDHEYGLFEAVGSFRPARTEAALRRFARDWRIPDHVVTAYLALPGPLPGADTPPPDAHVLLAGDFVYGEPTTRLFEAHPRARLARFTRPPARHNADLPFCFGNLRGADFLIGGPPDAEAHALSRRVLRSWVDFCATGDPGWTGTHHWGPPTTPRRTPWRGVPLPPLLDPPVTPPDPRVPRCRTRGA; this is encoded by the coding sequence ATGGCGCGACGCGGGCGGTTCCGGGGGCGGGCGGTGGACCCCGGGGTGGACGCGTTCCTGGGCATCCGGTACGCCGAGCCGCCGTTCGGGCCGCGGCGCTTCGCCGAGCCCGTGCCCGTGCCCGTGTCCGGCGGGCACACCGTCGACTGCCTGGAGTTCGGCCCCATCGCGCCGCAGGCCGCGCGGCTGCCCGGCGCGCCGGTGTGGCGGCCGGGCGACGAGGACGTGCTCAGCCTCAACGCGTGGGTGCCGAAGCGGGGCGACGGGCTGCCGGTGCTGTTCTTCGTCCACGGCGGGGCCTACACGTTCGGGTCGTCCGCGCAGCCCGACTTCGACGGCACCGCCCTGGCCCGCGCGGGGCTGGTGGTGGTGACGTGCAACTACCGGCTGGGGTTCGAGGGCTTCGGGCACGTGCCGGGTCGGCCGGACAACCGCGGGCTGCTCGACCAGCGGGCCGCGCTGCGGTGGGTGCGGGACAACGTCGAGGTGCTCGGCGGGGACCCGGGCAACGTGACCGTGGCCGGGCACTCCTCGGGCGCCGCGTCGGCGCTGTTCCTCGCCGCCGAACCCGGCCTCGTGCGGCGGGTCGTCGCGCACAGCCCGCCCAACCGGGTGTACGCGCCGTCGTTCGCCCGGCGGGTCGCGCGGTGGGTCGACGCCTCCACGCCCGAGTCGGCCGTGACCTCCGCCGCCCGGCTGGCCGACGCGCAGCGCACCGGACCGCTCGGCCACGACCGGGTGCTGTTCGGCCCGGTGGCCGACCGCCTGCCCGTGCCGCCGCCCGAGGTCGACCTGCTGCTGTGCCACACCGACCACGAGTACGGCCTGTTCGAGGCGGTGGGCTCCTTCCGCCCCGCCCGCACCGAAGCCGCCCTGCGCCGCTTCGCCCGCGACTGGCGCATCCCGGACCACGTGGTGACCGCCTACCTCGCGCTACCCGGCCCGCTCCCCGGCGCCGACACGCCCCCGCCCGACGCCCACGTGCTCCTGGCAGGCGACTTCGTCTACGGCGAGCCCACCACCCGGCTGTTCGAAGCCCACCCCCGCGCCCGACTGGCCCGCTTCACCCGCCCGCCGGCCCGGCACAACGCCGACCTGCCGTTCTGCTTCGGCAACCTCCGCGGCGCCGACTTCCTCATCGGCGGCCCACCCGACGCCGAGGCCCACGCCCTGTCCCGTCGCGTGCTCCGCTCGTGGGTCGACTTCTGCGCCACCGGCGACCCGGGCTGGACCGGCACCCACCACTGGGGGCCCCCGACCACCCCGCGCCGCACCCCGTGGCGAGGCGTCCCCCTCCCCCCGCTCCTGGATCCCCCCGTCACCCCACCCGACCCGCGCGTGCCCCGGTGCAGAACTCGCGGTGCCTGA
- a CDS encoding cation:proton antiporter produces MIEPLSRTGHVLAVLAAVLLAALLGRRAARAARQPEVVGEILAGILVVPAVLLVAGADGLATVLPADVAGPLRTAGQVGLVLFLVGVAHELRHGGTAVLGARAVGWVTAGSFVPALLCGLLMAAWVLWVADDGVRGDAPAPALVLMVAIALSVTAVPVLARVLEDRGLTDSPAGRLAMAAAVVTDSAAWVLLVVAVGVSGGLLGSVALLVAGLVLLAVGRVALRAGGPTALAARHPRAAAVAVSGAALLAAFQFEHWGLTAVSGAFVVGLALPGGPWAAVVRPVAALGRLLVPVSFVVAGMGVANAPRGAVPWAAILVALALAVLGKVGGGYLGARLARQDRRTALTVGVLVNTRGLTEIVVLQAGYSAGLLSVRLFLALVVMALVTTAMTGPLLSLVERRGAAAPAPAR; encoded by the coding sequence GTGATCGAGCCGCTGTCGCGCACCGGGCACGTCCTGGCGGTGCTCGCCGCCGTGCTGCTCGCCGCGCTGCTGGGCCGCCGCGCCGCGCGGGCCGCCCGCCAGCCCGAGGTCGTCGGCGAGATCCTCGCGGGCATCCTGGTCGTGCCCGCGGTGCTGCTGGTCGCCGGCGCCGACGGCCTGGCCACCGTGCTGCCCGCCGACGTGGCGGGCCCGCTGCGGACCGCGGGGCAGGTCGGCCTGGTGCTGTTCCTGGTCGGCGTCGCCCACGAGCTGCGCCACGGCGGCACGGCCGTCCTGGGCGCCCGCGCGGTCGGCTGGGTCACCGCGGGCTCGTTCGTGCCCGCCCTGCTGTGCGGGCTGCTCATGGCCGCCTGGGTGCTGTGGGTGGCCGACGACGGGGTGCGCGGCGACGCGCCGGCCCCGGCGCTGGTGCTGATGGTGGCGATCGCGCTGAGCGTCACCGCGGTGCCCGTGCTCGCCCGCGTGCTGGAGGACCGCGGCCTGACCGACAGCCCGGCGGGCCGGTTGGCCATGGCCGCCGCCGTGGTCACCGACTCGGCGGCGTGGGTGCTGCTGGTGGTGGCGGTCGGCGTGTCCGGCGGGCTGCTGGGCTCGGTGGCGCTGCTGGTCGCGGGGCTGGTGCTGCTGGCCGTCGGACGGGTCGCGCTGCGCGCCGGCGGGCCGACGGCGCTGGCCGCGCGCCACCCCCGCGCCGCGGCCGTCGCGGTGTCCGGGGCGGCCCTGCTGGCGGCGTTCCAGTTCGAGCACTGGGGGCTGACCGCCGTGTCCGGCGCCTTCGTCGTGGGGCTGGCCCTGCCGGGCGGGCCGTGGGCGGCGGTCGTGCGGCCGGTGGCGGCGCTCGGGCGGCTGCTGGTGCCGGTGTCCTTCGTGGTGGCCGGCATGGGCGTGGCGAACGCGCCGCGCGGCGCGGTGCCGTGGGCCGCGATCCTGGTCGCGCTCGCCCTGGCCGTCCTCGGCAAGGTCGGCGGCGGGTACCTCGGCGCCCGGCTGGCCCGCCAGGACCGGCGCACCGCGCTGACCGTCGGCGTGCTGGTCAACACCCGCGGCCTGACCGAGATCGTGGTGCTCCAGGCCGGGTACAGCGCCGGGCTGCTGTCCGTGCGGCTGTTCCTGGCGCTGGTGGTGATGGCGCTGGTCACCACCGCGATGACCGGCCCGCTGCTGTCCCTGGTCGAGCGCCGGGGCGCGGCCGCGCCGGCGCCCGCGCGGTGA
- a CDS encoding LCP family protein: protein MTEQEALIRAAVEAEADQAVDPREVLAALRTRRRRRRPVALFAATALTAAAAAVAVAVPLVVDRDRGAAPATAGQQPAPTARTVLLLGLDDGARPDAVVLARVGANGSVGFLSLPRDTRVDVPGVGAGRLNQVYYAAHQAAAAAGQDADRAGAESAVRVVAELTGVPVDHYATVPMAVFGELVDAVGGVEVCLREAARDPFSGLDLPAGTSTLGGADALAFLRQRHGLPNGDLDRVVRHQAFLRALAGKVAGDDPARLAALGAVVRRTVRTDPGWDPLELAGLLAGGGAVRGATIPTTEAVETGQGMALAVDPAAVREFTRGFLADPGTSAPAPPPAEGPACVG, encoded by the coding sequence ATGACCGAGCAGGAAGCCCTGATCCGCGCCGCCGTCGAGGCCGAGGCCGACCAGGCCGTCGACCCCCGCGAGGTGCTGGCCGCGCTGCGGACCCGCCGCCGCCGGCGCCGGCCGGTCGCGCTGTTCGCGGCGACCGCGCTGACCGCCGCGGCCGCCGCCGTCGCGGTGGCCGTCCCGCTGGTCGTGGACCGCGACCGGGGCGCCGCGCCGGCCACCGCCGGGCAGCAGCCGGCGCCGACCGCGCGGACCGTGCTGCTGCTGGGGCTGGACGACGGGGCGCGGCCGGACGCCGTGGTGCTGGCCCGGGTCGGCGCGAACGGCTCGGTCGGCTTCCTCTCGCTGCCCCGCGACACCCGGGTCGACGTCCCCGGCGTGGGCGCCGGCAGGCTCAACCAGGTCTACTACGCGGCGCACCAGGCCGCGGCGGCCGCGGGCCAGGACGCCGACCGGGCGGGTGCGGAGTCGGCGGTGCGCGTGGTCGCGGAGCTGACCGGCGTGCCGGTCGACCACTACGCGACCGTGCCGATGGCGGTGTTCGGCGAGCTGGTCGACGCGGTCGGCGGGGTCGAGGTGTGCCTGCGGGAGGCGGCGCGCGACCCGTTCTCGGGCCTCGACCTGCCCGCGGGGACCAGCACGCTGGGCGGTGCGGACGCGCTGGCGTTCCTGCGCCAGCGGCACGGCCTGCCCAACGGCGACCTGGACCGCGTGGTGCGGCACCAGGCGTTCCTGCGGGCCCTGGCCGGGAAGGTGGCGGGCGACGACCCGGCACGACTGGCCGCCCTGGGTGCCGTGGTGCGGCGCACCGTGCGCACCGACCCGGGTTGGGACCCGCTGGAACTCGCCGGGCTCCTCGCCGGCGGCGGCGCGGTGCGCGGTGCGACCATCCCGACCACGGAGGCGGTCGAGACCGGGCAGGGCATGGCCCTGGCCGTGGACCCGGCGGCCGTGCGGGAGTTCACCAGGGGTTTCCTCGCCGACCCGGGCACGTCGGCCCCGGCACCGCCCCCGGCGGAGGGGCCGGCCTGCGTGGGCTGA
- a CDS encoding glycoside hydrolase family 43 protein, which yields MRKPLAALVAALLVALLATPPAHAAGPAPHYVMTAFTNSSESNMYVYDSPNATNFTLVRGNAYRPPSGLIRDPSVIRHTDGYYYIVYTTGWTGDTIGFARSADYTTWTFLRNVTVGLNGSTGSTWAPEWFRDSDGSVHVVFSASTTGTAGQFRPYRITATSADLSAWTSPVALGIPANYIDSFLVKVGSTYHNFLKNETTKYVEHATATSLNGPWQFVGTGNWAGWGSGLEGPAVVQLPDGRWRVYFDQYGAGRYYYADSSNLNSFGAKVELPGLSGTARHFTVLRENAGDSTAVATGKRSLRSANATDRYLRHRNNLAYVEPVSTATDRADATFTIVAGLANSNCYSFQSVNFPGSYLRHNNMRLTLAADDGSALFRGDATFCGRAGLAGGGTTSFESYNFPGRYLRHYNYEVRLDLRTGDGAFAGDASFTVTTPLA from the coding sequence ATGCGCAAACCCCTCGCCGCCCTGGTCGCGGCCCTCCTCGTCGCCCTGCTGGCCACCCCACCGGCGCACGCCGCCGGTCCCGCACCGCACTACGTGATGACCGCGTTCACCAACAGCAGCGAGTCGAACATGTACGTCTACGACTCGCCGAACGCGACGAACTTCACCCTGGTGCGCGGCAACGCCTACCGGCCGCCGTCGGGGCTGATCCGGGACCCCAGCGTCATCCGGCACACCGACGGCTACTACTACATCGTTTACACCACCGGGTGGACCGGTGACACGATCGGGTTCGCCCGCAGCGCGGACTACACGACCTGGACGTTCCTGCGCAACGTCACCGTGGGCCTCAACGGCTCGACCGGCAGCACGTGGGCGCCGGAGTGGTTCCGCGACTCCGACGGCAGCGTGCACGTGGTCTTCTCGGCCTCCACCACCGGCACCGCCGGCCAGTTCCGGCCCTACCGGATCACCGCCACCAGCGCCGACCTGTCGGCGTGGACGTCGCCGGTCGCGCTGGGCATCCCGGCCAACTACATCGACAGCTTCCTGGTCAAGGTCGGCTCGACCTACCACAACTTCCTCAAGAACGAGACCACCAAGTACGTCGAGCACGCCACCGCCACCTCGCTCAACGGCCCGTGGCAGTTCGTCGGCACCGGCAACTGGGCCGGGTGGGGCTCGGGCCTGGAGGGCCCGGCCGTGGTGCAGCTGCCCGACGGCCGGTGGCGCGTCTACTTCGACCAGTACGGCGCGGGCCGCTACTACTACGCCGACAGCTCGAACCTGAACTCCTTCGGGGCCAAGGTGGAGCTGCCTGGCCTGTCCGGCACCGCGCGGCACTTCACCGTGCTGCGGGAGAACGCCGGCGACAGCACCGCCGTCGCCACCGGGAAGCGCTCCCTGCGGTCGGCCAACGCCACCGACCGGTACCTGCGGCACCGCAACAACCTCGCCTACGTCGAACCGGTCAGCACCGCGACCGACCGCGCGGACGCCACGTTCACCATCGTCGCGGGGCTGGCCAACTCGAACTGCTACTCGTTCCAGTCGGTCAACTTCCCGGGCTCCTACCTGCGGCACAACAACATGCGCCTGACGCTGGCCGCCGACGACGGGTCGGCGCTGTTCCGCGGCGACGCCACGTTCTGCGGGCGGGCCGGGCTCGCGGGCGGCGGCACCACGTCGTTCGAGTCGTACAACTTCCCGGGCCGCTACCTGCGCCACTACAACTACGAGGTCCGGCTCGACCTCAGGACCGGCGACGGCGCGTTCGCGGGCGACGCCTCCTTCACCGTCACCACACCCCTCGCCTGA
- a CDS encoding SigE family RNA polymerase sigma factor: protein MQDDFDRFVTERLDRLLRYATALTCDRHLAQDIVQEVLLRAGRRWDRIGVMDAPHLYVKRMVTNDYLSWRRRRAAREVSATHAALVEVGPVTDDPAVRHAERDAMRARIAVLPRKQRAAVVLRYYEDSTDAEIARILGCTEGTVRSHISRALQKLRVDRNTPTEVLR from the coding sequence GTGCAGGACGACTTCGACCGGTTCGTCACCGAGCGCCTTGACCGGCTCTTGCGCTACGCCACGGCACTGACCTGCGACCGGCACCTGGCGCAGGACATCGTCCAGGAGGTGCTGCTGCGGGCCGGGCGGCGGTGGGACCGGATCGGGGTGATGGACGCGCCCCACCTCTACGTCAAGCGCATGGTCACCAACGACTACCTGTCGTGGCGCCGCCGCCGGGCCGCGCGCGAGGTGTCCGCCACGCACGCGGCGCTGGTCGAGGTCGGCCCGGTGACCGACGACCCGGCCGTGCGGCACGCCGAGCGGGACGCGATGCGCGCCCGGATCGCGGTGCTGCCGCGCAAGCAGCGGGCCGCGGTGGTGCTGCGCTACTACGAGGACAGCACCGACGCCGAGATCGCCCGGATCCTCGGCTGCACGGAGGGCACCGTGCGCAGCCACATCTCACGCGCGCTGCAGAAGCTGCGCGTCGACCGGAACACCCCGACGGAGGTGCTGCGATGA